From Cryptococcus deuterogattii R265 chromosome 13, complete sequence:
ACCGCATTTTTGGTGCTTCCTTAAAGGGAGAATTCCACGGAAATCTTTGGAGAGAAATCCCATTTCTGCTAGAAATGGATGTGGCTCATCGTCAGGAATAGAGAATGCGGTCATAAAGATTTCAATATACAGATTATGCGTTCACTTCTCATCGGCGGCCGCGTCGGCGGCTCACCACCTTTCCTTGACACGAATAAATTATGTCTCTAGTGATATTCTGTTTGTCTAATGCCAGAAGGGCAACGTATGCATTTAATCGACCGCCAAGCACACACAGCAGAtacatgatgatgttgcAGGATGTGATGGTCACATTCGGACCGGTATGAGGATAGACCATAGCAGAGAAATCAAATCATCTGAAAATTTCGTGTAAATCGATCGTGGTGGGCCCTGAAGCCTTACCGCTTCCGGGGTTGTTGCCGATTTTTGCATGGGTTTCCCCCGCAGGTATTGTCGATTGCGTGCGGCAAATGCGGACCGAACCGCCGGCAACTTGGCCTTGTGAATCAAAATATCCGCTCTGCTTTTTTCCGATGCATGAGATGTTCTTGATTTGATGACGCATACAGTAGTGAGAAAGTCGCCACGAACTCTCTCCTCCTAAAAACCATCTTCCATACAAAATATTACATCCCGCCATGATTAAGGCAGCCACATCGGACCACCCATATATGTACTCCACCTTCACCAGTACCTCCACTCTTTTTGACCGCCTCTATACAGGTAGAACTTGCACCAATGAGCAAGCCAACAAATTGTCCATATCTTGTGGTTTTCCTAACAATTAACCTTTAGGACATCCCACTATGTCTCCCACGAACTTTTAGCGCTGCATGTGAGATGGAACCACAAAGGTCATGAAGTGATGTTTAAGACAGAGATCCATGAGATTACACAGCTGGGTAGCTGCCATGATTCAACCTTATGTCGTGTAGTGCAGATCGTGTAGTcgtgagagagagagacgagggaaaggaagggagcGGAAACGGCAGCTAGATTTAGGTGTTTAGATGACTGGTTACTGGGTCCTCGGATAGAAAAAGACTCCATGTTATCTTGTGGACCTGAAGGGTGTTTATTCCCTGACTTGCATTGAGAATTATATTATAGCGGAACTAAAAGTACTCGTAATCAACTCTTTGATCTCTAATATCTATGTTTGCCTTCACTCTGATCCTACCTCCATTCTAAAATCTTCGGACCGAACCGTAACAGTAGCGAGATAACTTGCCAGTCAATGAAGGAGGACAAGACGGACGAGTTCGTGAAGGAAACCCTAACCCTAAGTGTGGATATAATGGGGATCTAACATTTTGTATGGAATATGATTTTTAGGTAGATAGACACGTGCAGACTATCTCGCCACCATACCCGCCGTGAGTTTCGTAAAAGATAATATCTCGTTCATCGTCTTTTTTTGTGACGAGGAAAAATGACACGAGATCTGCCGAAACTTTACGAGTTTCTCGTTCGGGGTCCAGCACGTGGGTTTATTCTTTTAAAACGTGCAACTCGCGGAGACGATTAGTTTGCATGGTCTGCAACTAGCTTCCCCCCTGAGACCCTTATATTAGCCAACCCCTGGCTTTTCCCCCGGTTTTTATTTCCCCCCCAAAACGAACTGGTGGCCTTGCAACGTGTTTCATCAATAACTCCCACCGCAAATTTGGTCGAAAACAGCCCGAAACGCGGGAAAAGCAGCTAGCCAAACCCTAACAAGGCCAGTTTACTTTTTGCTTCCGCACTTGGCCGCTCTATTAGGTTTTCCAGTCCGAAACGACCCTCCAATGTTTCTTTTGCGTCTTGCATCAaatttctccatccttttgCGCCTAGCCTCTTGCTCTGCCAAGATTACACCCCCTATTTGACCTTGAAACACCGTCCGACCACTAATAGGCCCTTTGGGCTGCAAACTACCAACCGTTTACCCCCTCTCCCCAGCATCGTGCTCAGCTTATTGGGAAGTTGCTTGTACGCGAGGGACAAAGGACAAAACCGTTTTATGAGAGCCTTTGCGACGATTTGCACGATGCCCCAGTCACGGACGCCAACTATAGAATGCGGATGTACATTTGTATCAATTGAACACTATTGAGAAGACGTAGTTGACCCTCGTCATGCCCCGTATCACTTTTGAATTAGAGGCATATGCTAACACAATATGGAAACGCGAGCAAGTAAAATAATAGACCATTTGATGCTTTTCAAGACGAAACCAAAGAGTGGTAGGTCTGGAATCTCGTGTATTTGGTCGTCCCTGGCATATTTTCTCTAACAGCCTACCTAGGAGAGTCAATAGTTTGAACGTTCTTCCAATCTTTTGTGTCATCGTTTCATACTGATTGGACCATTCTAGCATGTGAAGTCCCATCTTCTACTGCAAAGTTCAACCAGCTCCGTTATCTATATTCCCGATATTGCGATAGTATTCTCTTATGAACTTTCGAAGATCGGAGCAGTGCATCCGGATTTAAATCAACAGAATCGCAAAGACCGGATCGAATAATAATGCATCTGGCTTGTCATTGAATTCAAGATCTGCAGACTTTTTATGGACGGCCTTTCTTCTGACCTAATCTAACCGAGTCCAATAGTAAGAGCCAAGTTGGTTCAGGGCACTCTCGTGTATTTGGAAGCGGGATATTAGATATTCTGCTAGCTATCCAAATTTGCCAAAGTCCAGGTACTTGCTGGTTCCAATGGATAAAGGTCTTTCGCTATTGAGAAATCGTTGGCCGAGAGACAGTGAGTATTATGGCCGAGACAGGCAACCCTGCCGAAGATAAAAGGACACAGCACGGGATGTGTAACGGTGATCATAGATCCCCCCAGCAATGCCGACACGAGCGGATGTATGTTGCCAACAGCTACTTTAGCCACGTAATCTCGAGTTCATTCCCCATGATCTTATACCACCATCTGCTACAGAAACCTTTGCTGTCCACCAAGAGAAGGGCAAACTTCTCGAGCAcatgttcttccttgtttGCGCCAGCATTCTTTCGCCTTAGAATCAGTATGCTCTTCTATCCCGCTACGAAAATAGTCTTGATTATCGCACAGAGGCTGACCTAACCGGCAACCATACTGACATccacttccatcatctGTGCTAGGTGGTTGTTAAACGTGGGCCGGTTGCTGTATCATATGTGCCGTGCATAGTGGCCGACGTCTTGCAAAGGAGCTAGGCCTCGTGTAAGGCTGATCTTACTGTCTCTACAGCCGAATTCTATGGCGATGTTCAAGGTTTCCTCGTCAAGCGCGTCCCAATCTCAAGATGAGGCGGATGGCGAAGGACGAAGGAGCTGAAACTAAGTCATTCAAACGCAACGATGGGCCAGAGGGCAGTTCAAACCAAAATGAAGGCAGAGACTATGGTaagagatggtggaaaACAATGAAACTAGGTGGCTCTGACCAAAGCGGACGGCCAGTGCTGGATGAGACAAATATAAGGCCAGAGTACCGGTGCATGAATGTCTTTGCGATCAATGAGCTTGTGAGGGTTCTGCACAAGATTAAGATCCCTTTAAACTCACATCTAAGAGCAGGCGTATAGATAGACCCTATACATCGTCTTCTAGGCCTAGATCACCCTTAAGCTTCCGCATTATAAGCCAAGATATATAGGAAGTACGCAAATCCTTCGGGTGGTCCAATCTCTCGGTGAGTGAGCGTAAAATTGGGACGATTTTGCATGTATCTATGGACATATTCGCTTTATCAGCATTGAAACCATGTGATGGGGAGTATGAGTAAGAaaaggaggtggaagcaTACCGTTTTCGGAAATGGGGTTGACCGAATGTAAAACTGGAATTTATGTGGTAAGATTGATACGCTCGTCCAACCAAAGGGCAGTACTCACTAGGCAAATTTGGATCCCGGACGTTTCCGTAAAACGCTGGATACATATCTAGTGAGCTCGGGATCAACAAATATGTCTGCAGAAAAGGGACCTTACCGGAGAGCTTCTGAAACTTCTTGGGTGCAGGCTCTGATATCTTTTTCTGGGGGATTCTACGGAATGTTAGATTAAGGACATCACGGAAACCACGCAAATCATACCCATGGATCGCCTTTCGTTGTCAACATAGCACTGTTTGCAAGATAAGTCATAGTCTGAAGTGTCGACTCAACCGCGAACTCACTCCATCGTTCCTTGAATTGTTGTCAGCTCGAGTTAAGATTTTGCAAGTGAATGAACCAACCTTTATCAATGATCAGGTCAaattcattttctccaAATTTGAGATCCATCACATCCATCTCGAGCCATGTCATCTCTGGTCGTTTCTCGGCGTGTCGTTCTTGCATCTGTTCAATGACAATTTTGGAGTACTACGACATAATAATCAGTCTCTtgtctccctcttcctccattgTTGTGTACGACGACTCACATCAATGTTGACGatattcttccatccgGCATCGTATAATACCTCTCCCAATGCCGAATTGCCACATCCAAGCATTAATATTCTTGCATCCTTGCCGGTGTCGATGTCGGCTGTAAGTTCTTCGAAAAAGGGGATGAGATAAGACGGCGAGAGAAACCAGTCAAATGTGCGACCATCGGATTCTCTACGGGAGCATGAGTTGGATTACAATGGTTCTTTATCAGTTAGACCTTTAGACTTACTTTGCGTAGCGTTCCTCCCTATATCAAAGCAGATCGTCAGCTTCTCTTACAAGCGTGAGGGTCGGGAGGCTTACCAATATTCGTGAGTCCCATACCCTTCATTTGTTGGTGGAAGATTTGCCTCGATGTTTGAGTGCATATTTTTACTTGGTATTGGAGTATAATGACTATACGATAGATGATTTGATTAGCAGAACGAGGTGAATGACGGATGAAGAGCAATTCGCGAAAACAAAATACCGGCTGTGCCTGGGTAGGGGGGGACCCCCTCTGTTCTGTGCAGCTGCGAGCCCTTGCACGAGTCACTCTGCTTCTTTCACTCTTCAACATCCGTCAATTTCACGCCACAGCCTCTGAACGCACTTGGATACGGACGCCCAGTACTGCTCCAACCCCCTCCCCCCCACAAAAAATAATGGCTTCTCCAAACCCCATCCTGTCGACAACCACCCTCTTTCGTCGGCTTACTTGGCAGTCCGCTGTTACTATATCTATACGGCTCGCAGACGGTGAGCCAGGCGCAGGCAATACATGTGACAGGTATTATGTGAGTTATTCCATTCCGGACGTAGGTTAAAGGATGTCTCTCGGCCGATGTTCACCGAGTAAGGTTGTCGGTTGGTACGGACATCCCTGGCAGGTCAGCTATAGCTCTATCAAGATCCAACCTGCTCCTATCTATGCAGCTGGGGCGTTAGCAAGCATCAGCAGTTCGCGATCGGGCTGAGTGATTTGCTATATCTAGCCAATTCCGCTAGAAAAGCCACGGCAGATAATACGGACTTTACTATTGTCTGGCTTATCATGTTGAAGCACCGCTACGAATTGCATCACCGATATGATCTTTTTAAAGCGACTTCACTGAGTCAATGCGTGGTCAAATGTGCTGGAGCTCCTGACATTCCCATTTATCCTATCGTCTCCCGCATTGTTCAAATGCTAACCTTAGATTCAGATCAAAGCACCGAGATACTCTTACCTACCATTTTTCATCCCCGAAATACGAGAAAACTTAGTCGAACTCGCCCTGGATGACGCACAACTAGAGCAAATAGACGAAAAGAACTGGTggtttgaggaggaagtaCCAGAAGACAAGCAAGGCTTTGTGCCGCAGGGTGCTTGTAGGTGGTGAGTTGTGATACTGACTGTATGAGCGACTCTTACGTGCGAAATAGGCATTGGCCTATAGATCTCGTTGATATCCACTCATTCATCTCGCGAccccaacctcttccttcatcaaccGAATTGTCACCGACTCCCCGTGTGATtagcctccttctccacctctcaaATCCTCCGCAAGAGCGTCTGTTGATGCCCAACTCAATAGAAGTGTGCAAATCGCAATGGCTGAATCAAGTGAAAGAGGCAGATTTTGTGAGGTGGCGGAATACCAATCGAGTGACAAATTTGAGGAGGGTTGATCTGGAAGcaggatgggatggaatCCTCAATAGTGTGTatctctatctcttctGACTGTTGATCTATTTACTGAGTCTTTCTTTACAGACGATTTTGACTTGTACACCCAAATGGCGAATAAAATCCTGCCCCTTCCCCTGACTTCTAACTCGACGCAACCATCGCGACCACCATCCACCGATCCTTCGGGTCCTGCGCGAGCTCTCGATTCATCCTACGCCATAAGAGCAATCCCGTTCAAGATCTATCTTCCTGATAATGCTCCTGTTATACAAGAGATCGTTCCGCCAATTTCTGAATCTGGTAAAGCACCTCAtgtttttttctctctctttccatttcgCGCTCATGTATGTTCTTAGGTAAACCCACAACCCTCCTTGCAGTTCTGCAGACTCATCTCccacttcttttccctaCGTCATCCAAAGACCCTTACGGACGTGCATTTCCCATTGCACAGGGGATATTAGTACCACAAGAGGCAGAGGTGGCTTGGATTGCGAGCTGTTTGTGTGGAGCTGATGGTTGGGTCAGAGTCGGGGTGTGTCTAAGTGTTGCTTAAGACAAAGCGGGGCATGATATCAAATGAGAGAGGTTGAATGTGTTGTACAAGTATATGTTGTATATGCGCTAGATAAAGTGCGTAAATTCTACGGCTGCGCAAGACTTGATCCATTACTTTTATCTCGGTGATTCTGTACATTTTCTTCGCGGTAAGCTTCATTTCATAACGTCGTGACATCGTGATTTAATGCTACTCGACGTTATGTGGCTCACTCGACGTAGCATGGATAGGGCTTTCACGATATCCGGGTGAAGTTTCAACGCTATTGTTAACCTGGACGCATGGTAGCGCCTGCCTCACCCTTCCACAATCAAGCTGGGAGACGAATACATCTATGAAATTCGACAGGTCACTGAACGGGCTTGGGCCATCACCTTCAATACGTTGTGTGCAGAGGTTAATGTTGGCCAATTTTCTGCGTTAATTCACACGTGGTGGTACTTGCCGGCGAGGGTACTTTTTCGGCGCCGAGGGCAGCTTAAACGGTTAAGGTAAGCTCTTCACACTGTACAAGTACGTATATCCTTTCGCTTTCTAGTTCTTTTCTGATATGCGAATATAAGTTAACGGTCATGAAAAAGTATCATCTATTGACGGAGGACTTCCACAAGTTGTCAAGGAGGGTGTGAAATCTTGAATACGATGCACCAAAAGAGTTTATGCCAAAAGAGTTTATGGTAAGTATGTTGAAcgcccttcatccttcaagGTAGCTGATCCGTCCATTAAGAAACAGCGTACCCTAGTTCTTCTCTAGCCTAAACCCCTGTTGGTCAGTTTCGCCTCTGGCCTGCCTGTCATTGTCCTTACTAGCTACTGGCTAGTACTTATAGAGTCTGACGAGCTCACCAAATCTGCGTCCCGCCCTGCCCTCTCTGAGAACAACACTCTGATCATCGACGCTCGTTCTGTATTAGTATGCGAAGCCGGTCACATCCTGACATCTCTCATGCTCGGCTCCCTTAAAGCTCTCGCTACTGCCTCCAAACTGTAACGGTGTCAACGGTCCAAGGCCATGGGCCGCAGATCTGGTAGCcgagaaaaagagggagaggagctAAGAGAGAAAAACGAGGATAAGCCAGAAAACAAAGGGGTCTAGGTCTAGATATCTGAATAGCTACGTACTTGGGTTTATGAATGGACTGGATGTTTCGACTGTTGTTGAGCCTGGAGGGCTATACTCCCCGAATTGCATTGAAGGATATATGAAAGAAAGAACCAATTAACGGAACTCGACTCTCTATTATATCCATCCCTCCAATCGGGTCCTCTATCCACTCCAAGATCTGATATACTGCAACAAACTGTAAAACTCGATTGAGGAGCAAGGAAAGCATCCAGAAGACTTTGGGCAAGGATACTTTACAGGTAGTCAGTCAAAAGTCAGTCAACTAGGTACTTTTTTCGGTTGGCACTATTAACCCGCCGATCGCAAACTTGAGGAATCGAATCCTCTTGAACCTGCGAAGTCAAAAGCTTTAGATCCAGAGAGTACAAATGACGATCTTGGGTGTAAACCCCTTTAATTTATGAGACCATTGCTTGATATAGCCATACATTAGGATGTACTCATAAACTCGTTTTTTACTACTCATGATCTCCTTGACGTTCACGACAGTAGTCGCGCTCTGTATAAGCACCTGTTCATCTGCCTCGCCTCTTCGTTTCGTACTTGCTGCTCTGCACCAAGACGCCGGCGGTACCTTCAGGGTTGAAGGGAATGATGTTTAGGTCGGTGATTTTGAGATGACTTTGGCGAGGAATGCGCCGCAGAATTGGGGGATGTGATGACTTCTGAAAAAGGGCGTGGTGGGAGGGTGTTACCGTTGATAACTTGCAACTTCTCAGGAAGTCAACTTTCCTTGACACGCAGGGGCATCGTCGTCAAAGGCC
This genomic window contains:
- a CDS encoding autophagy protein 5; amino-acid sequence: MASPNPILSTTTLFRRLTWQSAVTISIRLADGEPGAGNTCDRYYIKAPRYSYLPFFIPEIRENLVELALDDAQLEQIDEKNWWFEEEVPEDKQGFVPQGACRWHWPIDLVDIHSFISRPQPLPSSTELSPTPRVISLLLHLSNPPQERLLMPNSIEVCKSQWLNQVKEADFVRWRNTNRVTNLRRVDLEAGWDGILNNDFDLYTQMANKILPLPLTSNSTQPSRPPSTDPSGPARALDSSYAIRAIPFKIYLPDNAPVIQEIVPPISESGKPTTLLAVLQTHLPLLFPTSSKDPYGRAFPIAQGILVPQEAEVAWIASCLCGADGWVRVGVCLSVA